One stretch of Eupeodes corollae chromosome 2, idEupCoro1.1, whole genome shotgun sequence DNA includes these proteins:
- the LOC129945916 gene encoding larval cuticle protein A2B-like: MAFIKIAIVCCVLVSAVNCGVLFQGQRFAAPAAVAPVAAINTDYDPHPQYTFAYNVQDALTGDSKSQQETREGDVVKGSYSVAEPDGTIRTVIYTADPINGFNAVVQRGPLIAPRPAVPVAAPFGAPVPAFG, encoded by the exons ATGGCATTCATCAAG ATCGCAATTGTGTGCTGTGTCCTTGTGTCAGCGGTTAACTGTGGAGTCCTTTTTCAAGGTCAAAGATTTGCTGCTCCAGCTGCGGTAGCACCAGTGGCTGCAATCAACACCGACTATGATCCTCATCCACAATATACTTTTGCTTATAATGTTCAAGATGCTCTAACCGGCGATAGCAAGAGTCAACAAGAGACCCGAGAGGGTGATGTTGTTAAGGGTTCGTACTCTGTTGCCGAACCTGATGGCACTATTCGTACTGTCATTTACACTGCTGATCCCATCAATGGATTCAATGCTGTTGTACAAAGAGGACCATTGATTGCTCCAAGACCCGCGGTCCCTGTTGCAGCTCCATTTGGTGCACCAGTACCAGCTTTTGGTTAA
- the LOC129945918 gene encoding larval cuticle protein A2B-like, giving the protein MVLIKIAIACVLISAVSCGHLFAGQGFAAPAVAPVATINTEHDPHPQYTFAYNVQDALTGDSKSQQETREGDVVKGSYSVAEPDGTIRTVIYTADPINGFNAIVQRGPLVAPRPAVPVAPAPVRFF; this is encoded by the exons ATGGTTTTAATCAAG ATTGCAATTGCTTGTGTCCTAATATCAGCAGTTAGCTGTGGTCACCTTTTCGCAGGCCAAGGATTTGCTGCTCCTGCTGTTGCACCTGTGGCTACAATCAACACTGAACATGATCCACATCCGCAATATACCTTTGCTTATAATGTTCAAGATGCTTTGACTGGAGATAGCAAGAGCCAGCAAGAAACCAGGGAAGGAGATGTTGTAAAGGGTTCCTACTCGGTTGCTGAACCTGATGGTACCATTCGTACTGTCATCTACACTGCTGATCCCATCAATGGTTTCAATGCAATTGTTCAGCGAGGACCATTGGTTGCACCAAGACCAGCTGTTCCTGTAGCTCCAGCACCAGTTCGATTCTTTTAG
- the LOC129945907 gene encoding cuticle protein-like, whose translation MMFAKVVLSICLAAVAQAGHLYGGHGYGAIGGLGGGISLAAAPSISYAAAAPAVSVSYAAPKLVAAAAPAISVSAAPSISYAAAPSISYAAAPSISYAAAPSISYAAPSISYAAAPSVSYAAAAPSVTYAASAPSVTYAAAAPSVTYAAAAPAISIARPAPVVVSAPAPVAVAAPAPVAVAAPAPVAVAAAPVIKAIVPEPVDPNPQYSFSYGVSDPSTGDSKSASESLKDGVVHGSYSLSEPDGSIRKVTYTADKINGFNAIVQKSAGVINAGPLKVAAVAAPAPVAVAAAPVAVAAPAQIAVAAPAQYAVAAPAPQITYAAAAPTVVAAPRVTYAAAAPTYVAAAPAISKVAYAAAAPSFVAAAPAVSRISYSVAAPSVSYAAAAPTYVAAAPAISKIAYAAAAPTLVASAPAYSKIAIGGGGLALGGLSLGGGISYGHGLSLGHGYH comes from the exons ATGATGTTCGCAAAG GTTGTTCTGTCAATCTGCCTGGCTGCCGTAGCTCAGGCAGGTCATCTTTACGGGGGCCATGGATACGGGGCCATTGGAGGACTCGGTGGTGGAATCAGCCTGGCAGCTGCCCCGTCGATCTCGTACGCTGCGGCAGCCCCAGCTGTCTCAGTGTCGTACGCTGCTCCTAAACTAGTTGCCGCCGCTGCTCCTGCGATATCAGTTTCTGCTGCACCATCCATCTCGTATGCCGCTGCCCCATCCATCTCGTATGCTGCTGCTCCTTCCATCTCATACGCTGCTGCCCCATCAATTTCTTACGCTGCTCCATCGATTTCTTATGCTGCCGCTCCTTCCGTATCGTATGCAGCTGCTGCTCCTTCCGTGACGTATGCAGCTTCTGCTCCTTCCGTGACGTATGCAGCTGCTGCTCCTTCCGTAACGTATGCAGCTGCTGCCCCAGCTATAAGTATCGCTCGACCAGCACCAGTGGTCGTTTCGGCACCGGCTCCAGTTGCAGTAGCTGCTCCCGCACCAGTTGCTGTGGCTGCTCCCGCACCAGTTGCAGTTGCCGCTGCTCCAGTCATTAAGGCCATCGTTCCAGAACCAGTTGATCCAAATCCACAATACAGCTTCAGCTACGGAGTGTCCGACCCAAGCACCGGTGATTCCAAGTCAGCCTCCGAATCTCTCAAGGACGGAGTGGTCCATGGAAGCTATTCGTTGAGTGAACCTGACGGTTCCATTCGCAAGGTCACCTACACCGCCGACAAAATCAACGGATTCAATGCTATCGTCCAAAAATCAGCCGGAGTCATCAACGCTGGTCCACTCAAAGTAGCAGCTGTAGCCGCTCCGGCTCCAGTTGCTGTAGCTGCTGCCCCAGTAGCAGTAGCTGCCCCAGCTCAAATTGCAGTTGCAGCTCCAGCTCAATATGCAGTTGCTGCCCCAGCACCACAAATCACTTATGCCGCCGCTGCTCCCACTGTTGTCGCTGCCCCAAGGGTGACCTACGCCGCAGCAGCTCCAACGTACGTAGCCGCAGCTCCGGCTATCTCTAAAGTGGCATACGCTGCAGCTGCCCCATCGTTCGTAGCAGCGGCTCCAGCCGTCTCTAGGATCTCTTATTCGGTTGCCGCTCCAAGTGTGAGTTATGCCGCTGCTGCGCCAACGTATGTAGCTGCAGCTCCAGCCATCTCCAAGATTGCCTACGCTGCTGCCGCCCCTACGCTTGTTGCCTCGGCTCCAGCCTACTCAAAAATCGCCATCGGTGGCGGTGGACTTGCATTAGGCGGACTCTCATTAGGTGGAGGAATCTCCTACGGCCATGGACTCTCCTTAGGACACGGATACCATTGA